The DNA sequence CTTGCAAAGGTTCGCTTTTTTAAAACAGGATATATATTTATATAATATTCCTCTTCATCTATTTCTTTTCCGACAGTGATATCCATTCTTCTAATTTCTCCATTATATAGAGCCAGGATATCACCGTCTTCAAAAATAATTTTACTTTTTTTAGTATTTATAGGAATAATTTCTCTTACAATCAATCTTCTTCCTCAAGCTCTATAACACCGGTATCTTCTGTGTCATTATCTATAGGTGAGCCATCAAATTCTTCATCATCTTCTCCATCAATAGGATCATAATCTACCAACTTCTCCCCATTCTCTGATGCAAACTTAAACTTTTCTCTTATCTGTGTCTCTATCTTTTGACAAATATCAGGATTATCCATCAGGAATTTCTTTGCATTCTCTCTACCCTGGCCAATCTTATTTCCTTCATAAGAATACCAAGCTCCACCCTTGTCAATAACATCACTGGCAACTGCCAAGTCCAGTATCTCTCCGGACTTTGATATACCTAGACCGTACATTATATCAAACTCTGCCTCTTTGAATGGAGGTGCAACTTTATTTTTAACAACCTTAATTCTAGTTTTTGTTCCTATCAGCTCTCCACCCTGCTTTATCTGCTCAACTTTTCTTACATCAAGTCTTACAGAAGCATAGAATTTTAAAGCTCTACCTCCTGTGGTAGTCTCCGGACTGCCAAACATTACACCTATCTTATCTCTAAGCTGGTTTATAAATATAACAATACAATTGCTCTTACTTACTATACCTGTAAGCTTTCTAAGCCCCTGGCTCATAAGTCTTGCCTGTAAGCCCATATGAGAATCGCCCATATCTCCCTCTAT is a window from the Lachnoanaerobaculum umeaense genome containing:
- the recA gene encoding recombinase RecA → MKKDKNSKATQQVKRVTEQGDKQAALESALTQIEKAYGKGSVMKLGDGNVHMNVEAIPTGSLSLDIALGVGGIPKGRIIEIYGPESSGKTTVALHMVAEAQKLGGIAAFIDAEHALDPAYAEKIGVNINELYVSQPDNGEQALEITETMVRSGAIDIIIVDSVAALVPKGEIEGDMGDSHMGLQARLMSQGLRKLTGIVSKSNCIVIFINQLRDKIGVMFGSPETTTGGRALKFYASVRLDVRKVEQIKQGGELIGTKTRIKVVKNKVAPPFKEAEFDIMYGLGISKSGEILDLAVASDVIDKGGAWYSYEGNKIGQGRENAKKFLMDNPDICQKIETQIREKFKFASENGEKLVDYDPIDGEDDEEFDGSPIDNDTEDTGVIELEEED